The window GCATGGATCCTTTTCTTGATAATCCTGTTACCAACCTGATTTATGTACAAAATCTCACATCTTTTAGTTTTTGATAGATACAATCCCAAAACTCAGAATCAAGTATATGATAACCAGCTCCATCATAAAGTAGCAAAATGGTAACAAAGAAAACATATTTATGCAACCCTAATAGATTTTAACTAAATTcaacagacagacagacagacagaccaATGCAGAATGAATTGCAGACAGTTAAGGGTATTTCCAAATTATAAATGAGCAAATGAAAATAGAGGAAGACAACAAAAGGGCGGACCTGTTTGTTGATTTCAACGCCGATAGCGCGCTTGGTAACGTTCCAGACGCGGCCAGTACGACCATGGTAGAACTTGTGGGGCATTCCCTTGTGAATGGCTCCATTGACCTTGACATCGACATATTCGCCAATGCGGTAGGTTCTCAGGTAAGTGGTCAAATGGATGGTACCCTTCTTGCGGAAGGCCCTGGCGAAGAGATCCCTCGTTCTCGACCTAAGACCGTGACCCGCCGGCATCCTGTCTCTCTTTCACTGTTTCTTTCTCTGTTGATTCAGGGCGACGAGCGACGGCAGTAAAACCCTAGAATTGTGTGTTCAGGTATATAAATG is drawn from Impatiens glandulifera chromosome 3, dImpGla2.1, whole genome shotgun sequence and contains these coding sequences:
- the LOC124930953 gene encoding 60S ribosomal protein L21-1, translating into MPAGHGLRSRTRDLFARAFRKKGTIHLTTYLRTYRIGEYVDVKVNGAIHKGMPHKFYHGRTGRVWNVTKRAIGVEINKQVGNRIIKKRIHARIEHVQPSRCNEDFKLRIKKNDQLKAEAKARGEVISTKRQPKGPKPGFMVEGATLETVTPIPYDVVNDLKGGY